In Pseudomonadota bacterium, a genomic segment contains:
- a CDS encoding ABC transporter permease subunit produces MIGVMISKEIRTLARNRMLITFTLLTTALMFVAALMGNARVEAFDRERVEAATADSEVWLAQGERNPHAAAHFSRYAFKPIPSLALFDPGSLDFAGIALWMEAHKQNPAVYRRAEDRSDLQQFADLNPAWILQIFGPLIIFCAMFAVVAGEREDGTLRQLLSIGASSTSVIMGKVIAGMVGLLLIFTPGLLLSLAPVSQATHLVPIPDQAFRVGGITLAYLATLAVYVLVALAVSSLCQSRRSAFLTLLVIWGAAVIAIPRIAGDVASTLHPQPEAREIRRDLAAAAGAYGRDAALKERELAELLSSYDVSSQAELPVSYSAFSLQRSEEVAHPFFEEIYDGLAASHSSQDSVLGWFSAVSPTMALNRLSAGLAGVDRYHHQHFVWAAEQHRRKIVKQMNEDMLLHAGNQGGRYVSSPDFWATIEDFPYTLPKVSEFREAYAVPILTLGAQLLFALGFAAWAMRRSQTLERTR; encoded by the coding sequence ATGATCGGCGTGATGATTTCCAAGGAGATTCGGACCCTCGCTCGCAACCGAATGCTGATTACATTCACCCTGCTGACCACCGCACTGATGTTTGTAGCGGCCCTGATGGGGAACGCGCGCGTTGAGGCCTTTGACCGCGAGCGCGTCGAAGCGGCCACCGCGGATAGCGAAGTCTGGCTCGCGCAGGGGGAACGTAACCCCCACGCGGCGGCGCACTTCTCCCGTTATGCGTTCAAGCCGATTCCGTCGCTGGCGCTGTTTGACCCTGGCAGCCTCGATTTTGCTGGTATCGCTCTGTGGATGGAGGCCCACAAACAGAATCCGGCGGTGTACCGGCGTGCCGAGGATCGTAGCGATCTCCAGCAGTTCGCCGATCTCAACCCGGCCTGGATACTGCAGATCTTTGGCCCGCTCATCATCTTCTGCGCCATGTTCGCGGTCGTGGCGGGCGAGCGCGAAGACGGCACCCTGCGCCAGCTGTTGAGCATCGGCGCGTCTTCAACGTCCGTCATCATGGGCAAAGTTATTGCCGGAATGGTGGGGCTGCTGCTGATCTTCACTCCCGGTTTGTTGCTGTCGTTGGCACCCGTTTCCCAGGCGACCCACCTGGTGCCCATCCCAGATCAGGCGTTCCGGGTCGGGGGCATCACCTTGGCGTATCTAGCGACCCTGGCGGTCTACGTCCTGGTAGCGTTGGCTGTGTCCTCGTTGTGCCAGTCACGACGGTCAGCATTTCTGACGCTGCTCGTCATTTGGGGAGCCGCCGTGATCGCGATCCCGCGCATTGCCGGGGACGTCGCTTCAACGCTCCACCCTCAGCCGGAAGCGAGAGAGATTCGCCGTGATCTTGCGGCGGCAGCCGGGGCATACGGTCGAGACGCCGCTCTGAAGGAGCGTGAGCTGGCCGAGCTGCTCAGTTCTTATGATGTCAGCAGCCAGGCAGAGCTGCCCGTGAGCTACTCGGCCTTTTCTCTCCAGCGAAGCGAAGAGGTGGCTCATCCGTTTTTCGAGGAAATTTATGATGGCCTGGCGGCCAGTCATTCAAGCCAGGATAGCGTGCTTGGGTGGTTCTCAGCGGTATCGCCAACCATGGCGCTGAACAGACTCTCTGCAGGGTTAGCGGGCGTCGACCGTTACCATCATCAGCATTTTGTCTGGGCCGCTGAGCAGCATCGGCGGAAGATTGTTAAGCAGATGAACGAGGACATGCTCCTGCACGCCGGCAACCAGGGTGGAAGGTACGTTTCGAGTCCAGACTTTTGGGCAACGATCGAAGACTTTCCCTACACCCTGCCCAAAGTGTCAGAGTTTAGGGAGGCGTACGCTGTTCCGATCCTTACTTTGGGCGCTCAGCTGCTGTTCGCCCTCGGGTTTGCGGCCTGGGCGATGCGCCGTTCGCAGACGCTGGAGCGGACGCGATGA
- a CDS encoding ABC transporter ATP-binding protein, with product MEAMLKASRLSKHFGSTVALHELDLEVARGEVLCLLGANGAGKTTTINLFLGFLEPTAGEATVNGLSVSSAPLETKAHLAYIPEQVALYPQLSGLENLEFFDRFAGGKRSRDELIAHLEEAGLPAEDAQRRTSTYSKGMRQKVGVAIALAKNAQALLLDEPLSGLDPAAANNFCSLLASMRDEGRAVLMATHDIFRAKDVGSRIGIMKAGRLVDLLEASSLSATEIEQVYLAHMHDEAGAPS from the coding sequence ATGGAAGCCATGCTGAAAGCCAGCCGATTGTCCAAACACTTCGGCTCAACCGTCGCACTGCATGAATTGGACCTTGAAGTCGCTCGTGGCGAGGTATTATGTCTGCTTGGCGCCAACGGCGCCGGTAAAACGACCACCATCAACCTGTTTCTCGGATTTCTGGAACCGACGGCTGGCGAGGCAACCGTCAACGGCCTATCGGTCTCATCCGCGCCGCTCGAAACCAAAGCCCACCTTGCTTATATCCCCGAACAGGTTGCGCTTTACCCGCAGCTGAGCGGGCTGGAGAACCTGGAGTTTTTCGACCGCTTTGCCGGCGGGAAACGTTCACGCGATGAACTGATTGCCCACCTGGAAGAGGCCGGGCTCCCCGCGGAGGATGCTCAACGACGAACGTCAACCTACTCCAAGGGCATGCGACAAAAGGTAGGGGTAGCGATCGCTCTCGCCAAAAACGCACAGGCGCTGCTGCTCGACGAGCCGCTCTCAGGCCTGGACCCGGCCGCAGCCAATAATTTTTGCTCGCTGCTCGCGAGCATGCGAGACGAGGGCCGAGCCGTACTGATGGCAACCCACGACATCTTCCGCGCGAAGGACGTGGGATCACGGATCGGCATCATGAAAGCCGGCCGTTTGGTCGACCTGCTGGAAGCCAGCAGCCTGTCAGCAACCGAGATCGAGCAGGTCTATCTGGCGCACATGCACGACGAGGCGGGGGCCCCGTCATGA
- a CDS encoding NAD(P)/FAD-dependent oxidoreductase has translation MKSKDQVALTRRGLLRLGVAAGVAAALPGLLVPPGYAQSALAPASPGAHSKRVLVVGAGLAGLAAAHELTRAGHNVTVIEATSRPGGRVRTLRQPFADGLYAEAGAMFAGGPHITRYTQELGIDLVPPNSGGGGQPGMVYHVAGQRLITPERDGDPVEPWPFALTDQERKLGRKGLFATYVAPSLRQVGNPYEAGWPAASIKALDDVSFADFLKSQGASPAAISILRLETFDLFGKGIENLSALSHLRDWAAYALEEPGGVFGVVPGGTDRLPEAFASRLADRIEYGVEALRLEQDADGVRVHCRRGGQNEVLTADRLVCTLPFTVLRHLDVAPALSAEKARAIRTLTYSSITRVFIQVKRRFWESDGLSGLGWGDRPVPRVLIQPMGKPTDRAIVEAHTGKATGLRLAAMDEAERVEFALDELEKYHPDIRRYAEGGTSYAWNNDPWSQGGYSSFAPGEIFEFLPVISRAEGRIHFAGEHTSRLSTSMDGALESGARVANEIHGSAS, from the coding sequence ATGAAGTCGAAAGATCAGGTAGCGTTGACTCGTCGAGGCTTGCTGCGTCTCGGTGTAGCGGCAGGTGTTGCGGCGGCACTGCCCGGATTATTGGTGCCGCCCGGTTACGCCCAGTCGGCTTTAGCGCCCGCAAGTCCTGGGGCGCATTCAAAGCGGGTGCTTGTGGTCGGCGCCGGTCTCGCCGGCCTGGCCGCAGCGCATGAGCTCACGCGTGCCGGCCACAACGTGACCGTGATCGAGGCCACAAGCCGACCCGGCGGCCGCGTTAGAACGCTGCGCCAGCCGTTTGCGGACGGGCTCTACGCGGAGGCCGGCGCGATGTTTGCTGGCGGGCCTCACATCACGCGGTACACCCAGGAGCTGGGGATTGATCTTGTACCGCCGAATTCCGGCGGCGGCGGGCAGCCGGGCATGGTCTACCACGTGGCTGGACAGCGTCTGATTACGCCAGAGCGAGACGGTGATCCCGTGGAACCATGGCCGTTTGCGCTGACCGACCAAGAGCGGAAGCTCGGGCGAAAGGGCCTCTTTGCCACCTATGTTGCTCCCTCGCTGCGTCAGGTGGGCAATCCTTATGAGGCGGGCTGGCCTGCGGCATCGATCAAAGCGCTGGACGATGTGTCCTTTGCTGATTTCCTCAAGAGTCAGGGCGCTTCTCCCGCCGCAATTTCCATACTGCGGCTCGAGACCTTTGATCTATTCGGCAAAGGTATCGAAAACCTGTCTGCGCTTTCCCACCTGCGAGACTGGGCTGCCTATGCGCTGGAGGAGCCCGGCGGCGTCTTCGGCGTTGTTCCTGGCGGCACCGATCGTCTGCCCGAGGCATTCGCGTCCCGTCTTGCGGATCGGATTGAATACGGTGTCGAGGCGCTGCGGCTGGAGCAAGATGCTGACGGCGTCAGGGTGCACTGCCGCCGTGGCGGCCAAAACGAAGTGCTCACGGCTGATCGGCTGGTCTGCACGCTGCCTTTTACCGTGCTGCGCCACCTCGACGTTGCGCCAGCGCTCAGCGCTGAGAAAGCCCGGGCGATCCGGACGCTGACTTACTCGAGCATCACGCGGGTGTTTATTCAGGTGAAACGTCGCTTTTGGGAAAGTGATGGCTTGAGCGGCTTGGGCTGGGGTGATCGGCCGGTGCCGCGGGTGCTCATTCAGCCGATGGGCAAGCCGACCGATCGTGCCATTGTGGAAGCCCATACGGGCAAGGCCACCGGCCTTCGGCTGGCGGCGATGGACGAGGCCGAGCGGGTGGAGTTTGCCCTCGACGAGCTGGAAAAGTACCACCCCGATATCCGGCGTTACGCCGAAGGCGGCACGTCATATGCCTGGAACAACGACCCGTGGAGCCAGGGTGGCTACAGCTCCTTCGCTCCCGGGGAGATTTTTGAGTTTCTCCCGGTAATCTCCAGGGCGGAAGGCCGTATCCACTTTGCGGGCGAACATACTTCCCGACTCTCGACCTCGATGGACGGCGCTCTGGAGTCCGGTGCGCGCGTCGCCAACGAGATCCACGGGTCAGCAAGTTGA
- a CDS encoding autotransporter outer membrane beta-barrel domain-containing protein, with protein sequence MRIFACGAAAALSMVVYSGKVYSQSSPAEVLDASWIAVCAGAQPGSTFFDRCQEIINAGPGSGDRRSAAAVGNNLGVVGAQGRRATRDDERVDSAAVRRDFGAWSLLANARLGDRDRDSSDFENGFSEDVRAFDFGLDYRINDRWVVGGLATFENADADFDGQAGELDADSWSLTALVSGAFENGWWVQGYLGHRNMEFDSTRNIAYRLTVNAGGPDEATFDVADLATGSTDGDQLLAGISFGRTIARNAWTLTPRLALDFADTDIDGYAEQSGNGLAQRFADQGVESLILGAGVQVARAVSTDFGVLQPFGRLGWQREFDNDARELTSTFVGDANGTTLAYATQSPDRNFGDVTIGLTAVFGNGRSLFLAYRYLLGHEFLDDGQLQLGGRFEF encoded by the coding sequence ATGAGGATCTTCGCCTGCGGCGCAGCTGCCGCTCTTTCGATGGTTGTTTATTCCGGCAAGGTATACAGCCAAAGCTCACCCGCCGAAGTGCTGGATGCGAGCTGGATCGCGGTTTGCGCCGGAGCGCAGCCCGGCAGCACGTTCTTTGACCGTTGCCAGGAGATCATCAACGCCGGACCGGGGTCGGGCGACCGCCGCTCAGCCGCAGCGGTTGGCAACAACCTTGGGGTTGTCGGCGCACAGGGACGGCGAGCCACGCGTGACGACGAGCGCGTCGACAGCGCCGCAGTGCGGCGCGATTTTGGCGCCTGGTCCCTGCTCGCCAACGCGAGACTCGGCGATCGGGATCGGGACAGCAGCGACTTCGAAAACGGGTTTTCTGAGGACGTGAGGGCTTTTGATTTCGGCCTGGACTACCGGATCAACGACCGCTGGGTGGTCGGCGGGCTGGCGACCTTCGAAAATGCTGACGCGGACTTCGACGGGCAGGCGGGCGAGCTCGACGCCGACAGCTGGTCCCTGACCGCGCTGGTTAGCGGAGCGTTTGAGAACGGCTGGTGGGTCCAGGGGTACCTTGGACATCGCAACATGGAATTCGATTCAACGAGAAATATCGCCTACCGGCTGACGGTGAACGCGGGCGGGCCCGATGAGGCCACCTTCGACGTCGCCGACCTTGCAACGGGGAGCACCGACGGGGACCAGCTTCTGGCCGGGATCAGCTTCGGGCGAACGATCGCCCGCAACGCCTGGACGCTGACCCCGCGGCTTGCGCTGGATTTTGCCGATACCGATATCGACGGCTACGCCGAGCAAAGCGGCAACGGTCTGGCCCAGCGCTTCGCCGATCAGGGGGTTGAGTCGCTGATCCTGGGCGCAGGCGTTCAGGTGGCCCGGGCTGTCAGCACCGACTTTGGCGTGCTGCAGCCATTCGGTCGACTCGGTTGGCAGCGCGAGTTCGACAACGACGCCCGCGAATTGACCTCCACGTTTGTCGGCGACGCCAACGGCACAACCCTGGCTTACGCCACGCAGTCACCGGATCGAAATTTTGGCGACGTCACCATCGGGCTGACCGCGGTGTTTGGCAACGGACGTAGCCTGTTTCTCGCCTATCGGTACCTGCTCGGACACGAGTTCCTGGATGACGGCCAGCTCCAGCTCGGCGGGCGCTTTGAGTTTTGA
- a CDS encoding tetratricopeptide repeat protein: protein MGLPEWFDTLVAAALLITLPVVIVVSWVYELTPDGLKKTEEVDLAASVAPRTGHRLDLFTLAGVVLVIGLVAFQQFDGPKPSAPAETVEVTESKHGPTTAAAGTLSAVGALEKSIAVLPFVAMSDSKDDEFFADGLSEELLNVLAKINGLKVAGRTSSFYYKNKNEDLRKIAGALGVAHILEGSVRRSGATLRVTAQLIQADDGFHLWSETFDRTDGDVFAIQDEIASNVAAAMRAELIGESSGPTRPPRNLEAQNLYLIAQAALAERNLDDVKRARDLFAEARAISPETPQYAAGYAHAVALLYWNFRAISPDEAISNASEAIDQALTAGEPSADTLAIAGLVEELRAITVSDPSAKRRALDFYQQALRKDLGNVLALQWLASIYIDTNDFPQAKDYYERALELDPLNILALSGLASAQMAMGEVQKARNHLYKVQALFPESALALRYLSNLEWYQGRLDRSLFWGERGVQIDPNPQELFAQATGYLLLDQADRAMTQLDVLKELDGGLDVRSIIRARLEEDYPTAAAEADRLFAETGHEIFAQASSLAYAMSSEYQKAIDILERQYPSLKSEQAEYLDGTDMIPVVLLVHCYQQVGDTSAARRLADLLLNTSRLSDQAFESRPSNRMIRAELLAAIGDEQGALEDLEILQNQAVAVPFNSLAIRVENEPVFRAIADEPVFKAYVEFENQTLKQLARTLASGETEQNVITDIRAAGFELAGR, encoded by the coding sequence ATGGGCCTGCCAGAGTGGTTCGATACCCTGGTTGCGGCAGCGCTGCTGATCACGCTGCCCGTGGTGATCGTGGTGTCCTGGGTTTACGAGCTGACGCCCGACGGCCTCAAAAAAACCGAGGAAGTCGACCTGGCTGCAAGCGTTGCACCGCGGACCGGCCATCGGCTCGACCTTTTCACGCTGGCGGGCGTTGTGTTGGTCATCGGCCTGGTTGCGTTTCAGCAGTTTGATGGGCCCAAACCAAGTGCACCAGCGGAAACCGTTGAGGTCACTGAATCAAAGCACGGGCCGACAACCGCGGCGGCAGGTACGTTATCTGCCGTTGGCGCACTCGAAAAATCGATTGCTGTTTTGCCGTTTGTCGCCATGAGCGATTCCAAAGACGACGAATTTTTTGCCGACGGCCTGTCGGAAGAGCTGCTTAACGTGCTGGCCAAGATCAATGGCCTTAAGGTGGCGGGCCGAACCTCTTCCTTCTACTACAAAAACAAAAACGAAGACCTGCGCAAAATCGCCGGCGCGCTGGGAGTCGCCCACATTCTGGAAGGCAGCGTGCGTCGCTCGGGCGCCACGCTGCGGGTGACGGCACAGCTCATTCAGGCCGACGACGGTTTTCACCTCTGGTCTGAGACCTTCGATCGCACTGACGGGGACGTGTTTGCCATCCAGGACGAGATTGCCAGCAACGTCGCGGCGGCCATGCGGGCCGAGCTAATCGGAGAGTCCAGCGGCCCGACACGGCCGCCGCGGAATCTCGAGGCGCAGAACCTCTATCTGATCGCCCAGGCTGCGCTTGCTGAACGCAACCTGGATGACGTGAAGCGTGCCCGGGATCTATTTGCCGAGGCGAGAGCGATTTCGCCGGAGACACCTCAGTATGCCGCAGGCTACGCTCACGCCGTTGCGCTGCTCTACTGGAATTTCCGGGCAATTTCGCCGGACGAAGCGATCAGCAACGCCTCCGAGGCGATCGACCAGGCGCTGACGGCAGGCGAGCCCAGCGCAGATACGCTGGCTATCGCAGGATTGGTCGAAGAGCTGCGCGCGATCACTGTTAGTGATCCTAGCGCCAAGCGACGCGCCCTGGACTTCTATCAACAGGCTCTGCGGAAGGACCTGGGAAACGTGCTAGCGCTGCAGTGGCTGGCGTCTATCTATATCGATACCAACGACTTCCCGCAGGCCAAAGACTATTACGAGCGGGCGCTGGAGCTCGACCCGCTCAATATCCTTGCGCTCAGCGGACTGGCCAGCGCGCAGATGGCGATGGGCGAGGTGCAAAAAGCGCGAAACCACCTCTATAAGGTTCAGGCGCTGTTTCCCGAGTCTGCCCTGGCGCTCCGATACCTCAGCAACCTCGAGTGGTACCAGGGGCGGCTTGATCGGTCCTTGTTCTGGGGCGAGCGGGGCGTACAAATTGATCCCAACCCACAGGAGCTGTTCGCTCAGGCCACGGGTTACCTCCTGTTGGACCAGGCCGACCGTGCCATGACGCAGCTCGATGTTCTCAAGGAATTGGACGGTGGCTTAGACGTCAGATCGATCATTCGGGCTCGCTTGGAAGAGGATTACCCCACCGCTGCCGCTGAAGCCGATAGACTTTTCGCGGAAACCGGCCATGAAATTTTCGCACAGGCCAGCTCGCTTGCCTACGCCATGTCCAGCGAATATCAAAAAGCCATCGATATTCTGGAGCGGCAGTATCCCTCGCTGAAGTCCGAGCAGGCAGAATATCTGGACGGCACCGACATGATTCCCGTCGTGCTGCTGGTGCACTGCTATCAGCAGGTGGGCGATACCTCCGCGGCCAGACGACTCGCCGACCTGCTGCTCAATACCTCTCGACTGTCCGATCAGGCTTTCGAGTCCCGACCCTCCAATCGGATGATCAGGGCTGAGCTATTGGCCGCCATCGGCGACGAGCAGGGGGCGCTCGAAGATCTGGAAATCTTGCAGAACCAGGCCGTCGCGGTACCCTTCAACTCGCTGGCAATCCGGGTGGAGAATGAGCCGGTGTTCCGTGCAATTGCGGACGAGCCCGTTTTTAAGGCTTACGTCGAGTTCGAGAACCAAACGCTCAAGCAGCTAGCCCGCACATTGGCCTCAGGGGAGACCGAGCAAAACGTTATAACGGACATCAGGGCGGCCGGATTTGAGCTGGCTGGCAGGTAG
- a CDS encoding DUF5060 domain-containing protein — protein MNVMRKPASASLFCWLSAAGFFLLAGTTGAASLSGEQRVWHRVTLTFDGPSSSETADPNPFLDYRLNVTFSKSTTTLTVPGYFAGDGTGGASGDQWRVHFSPPEAGNWTWSASFRQGEDVAVNDSPTAGTAASFDGESGQFSVSGSDKSAPDFRAASRGLVQNRGGHYLTFPNGQPWIKGGPDIPENFLGYEGFDNTPNAGHSFSAHESDWRSDDPDWGNGDGRAIIGALNYIADRGANTIYFLPMNIGGDGRDTFPTIGEQNKTRYDLSKLIQWEMVFAHAQARGIWLHFVLAETESANENYHDNGQLGPQRRLFYRMLIARFGHHNGIQFNLGEENDYGTNRLREFAAYLKQTDPYDHPVTTHTKSNQYNQFYEPLLGNGDFDITSFQGGNSRNSMYNLIRDWRGQSMAAGVPWAISFDEPQKIENDADDVSNGYPHGRRDKMWPAYMGGAAGFEWYVQQDGGGHSFDQAIDDFSEMDVALRWAGYAVSFFESLPLQNMVPVPGLADSGSGGTSYVLAAPGLTYVVFNDRNGEDWTLDLSEAPGVFEVSWFDPRNGGALQTGTQTGGIAGGQEVNLGSAPYAVNNDWAALVTRVDGGNLSPSVQILAPASNAQFDVPATVQVTVQAVDADGTVERVALRVNDVSQGDLTDSPFSWTLADLTVGSYDLIAEVEDDDGAITQSPTTTIVVTEPGAGPQVVGATLVNAASNTDIMDLSDGARIALTDAPAFNVRAEVSPEVASVNFSLTGVESRTHTENVAPFTLWGDNGGDYNEWIPALGTHTLTLTPRDASGAAGSNMVIEFQVEVDAVSEGVFANGFEAD, from the coding sequence ATGAACGTGATGCGCAAACCGGCTTCGGCCAGCCTGTTCTGCTGGCTGTCCGCTGCCGGTTTTTTTCTTCTCGCTGGCACTACCGGCGCTGCGTCGCTTTCGGGAGAACAGCGGGTCTGGCACCGGGTCACGTTGACGTTTGACGGGCCGTCATCCAGCGAAACCGCCGATCCGAACCCTTTTCTCGATTACCGACTGAACGTCACCTTCTCTAAGTCAACGACAACCCTCACGGTCCCTGGCTACTTTGCTGGAGACGGCACCGGCGGCGCGTCCGGCGACCAGTGGCGCGTCCACTTTTCGCCACCCGAGGCAGGTAATTGGACTTGGTCTGCCAGCTTTCGGCAGGGTGAAGATGTGGCGGTCAACGATAGCCCAACTGCCGGGACGGCTGCCTCTTTTGACGGCGAGTCCGGGCAGTTCTCGGTCTCGGGCTCCGACAAGAGCGCCCCGGACTTTCGTGCAGCTTCGCGCGGGCTGGTTCAAAACCGTGGTGGTCACTATCTGACCTTTCCTAACGGTCAGCCGTGGATCAAAGGTGGGCCCGATATCCCGGAAAACTTTCTGGGCTACGAGGGCTTCGACAATACGCCCAATGCCGGCCATTCCTTTAGTGCCCACGAGAGCGACTGGCGTTCCGACGATCCAGACTGGGGAAACGGTGATGGCCGCGCCATTATCGGCGCGCTCAACTACATCGCTGATCGTGGTGCCAACACGATTTACTTCCTGCCGATGAATATCGGCGGGGACGGGCGCGACACGTTTCCGACTATCGGCGAGCAGAACAAGACGCGTTATGACCTATCGAAGCTGATCCAGTGGGAGATGGTTTTTGCCCACGCGCAGGCGCGCGGCATCTGGCTTCATTTCGTGCTGGCAGAGACCGAATCGGCCAACGAGAACTACCACGATAATGGTCAGCTTGGCCCGCAGCGCAGACTGTTCTACCGCATGCTCATCGCCCGTTTCGGGCACCACAACGGCATTCAGTTCAACCTGGGAGAGGAGAACGATTACGGCACGAACCGCCTGCGGGAGTTTGCCGCTTATCTGAAGCAAACTGACCCCTACGATCATCCGGTTACCACGCACACCAAGAGCAATCAGTACAACCAGTTCTACGAGCCGCTGTTAGGCAACGGAGACTTTGACATCACTTCGTTTCAGGGCGGCAACTCGCGAAACAGCATGTACAACCTGATTCGCGATTGGCGGGGTCAGTCCATGGCGGCTGGCGTTCCCTGGGCGATTTCCTTCGATGAACCGCAGAAGATTGAGAACGATGCTGACGATGTATCCAACGGCTACCCCCACGGGCGGCGGGACAAGATGTGGCCAGCCTACATGGGCGGCGCCGCGGGCTTTGAGTGGTATGTGCAGCAGGACGGCGGCGGCCATAGCTTCGACCAGGCCATCGACGACTTCTCAGAGATGGACGTGGCGCTCCGCTGGGCCGGTTATGCCGTCAGTTTCTTTGAGTCGCTGCCGCTTCAGAACATGGTGCCGGTTCCCGGGCTCGCAGATTCTGGCTCCGGCGGCACCTCCTACGTCCTGGCGGCGCCGGGGCTGACATACGTCGTCTTTAACGATCGCAACGGCGAGGACTGGACGCTGGACCTTTCCGAGGCGCCGGGTGTTTTTGAAGTTTCCTGGTTCGATCCGCGCAATGGCGGTGCGCTGCAGACTGGCACTCAAACCGGGGGCATTGCCGGTGGTCAGGAAGTGAATCTCGGCAGCGCGCCCTATGCGGTCAACAACGATTGGGCCGCGCTGGTCACACGAGTTGATGGCGGCAACCTGTCACCCAGCGTTCAGATCTTGGCGCCGGCATCCAACGCTCAGTTCGATGTGCCCGCAACCGTCCAGGTGACCGTGCAGGCCGTAGACGCGGACGGGACGGTCGAGCGGGTCGCGCTTCGGGTCAACGACGTGTCCCAGGGTGATCTAACCGATTCGCCATTCAGTTGGACGCTGGCCGATCTGACGGTCGGCTCGTACGACCTCATCGCCGAGGTCGAGGACGACGACGGAGCTATCACTCAAAGCCCGACGACGACCATCGTGGTGACCGAGCCTGGTGCCGGGCCACAGGTTGTCGGAGCCACGCTAGTCAACGCGGCAAGCAACACCGACATCATGGATCTGAGCGACGGTGCGCGGATTGCCCTGACGGATGCACCTGCCTTTAACGTCCGGGCAGAAGTGTCGCCGGAGGTCGCCTCGGTGAATTTCTCGCTCACCGGCGTCGAATCGCGCACCCACACCGAAAACGTTGCGCCCTTCACCTTGTGGGGGGACAACGGCGGCGATTACAACGAATGGATTCCGGCGCTCGGCACCCATACGCTGACCCTGACACCGAGGGACGCTTCAGGGGCTGCCGGATCGAACATGGTGATCGAATTTCAGGTCGAGGTTGATGCGGTCTCGGAAGGTGTCTTCGCTAATGGATTCGAAGCGGACTAA